The following are from one region of the Carnobacterium gallinarum DSM 4847 genome:
- the lepB gene encoding signal peptidase I produces the protein MMRRNECENVKKKHKKHKIIKGIGLLVPLILFGTGYFLFYSYVISTYNIHIISGSSMENEFKDTDTVLVKAVDSLSRYSVISFAHEDEMYVKRIIGVPGDAVIVNQNRISIDTGGQGKFESVYDFELSETVADELKKIMIIPANSYFVVGDNSDISKDSREFGWVMRNNIEGKIILNFE, from the coding sequence ATGATGAGACGGAATGAATGTGAAAATGTTAAGAAGAAGCATAAAAAGCACAAAATTATTAAAGGAATCGGTTTACTGGTTCCGTTGATCCTATTTGGAACTGGCTATTTTCTTTTTTATTCTTATGTGATATCAACCTACAATATTCATATTATTTCAGGATCTTCAATGGAGAATGAATTTAAGGATACAGACACAGTATTGGTAAAAGCTGTTGATTCTTTGAGTAGATACTCTGTAATTTCTTTTGCTCATGAAGATGAAATGTATGTAAAAAGAATCATTGGCGTTCCGGGAGACGCAGTTATTGTTAATCAAAATAGGATAAGTATTGACACAGGTGGGCAAGGGAAGTTTGAATCTGTTTATGATTTTGAATTAAGTGAAACTGTGGCTGATGAATTAAAAAAAATCATGATTATTCCAGCAAATTCTTATTTTGTCGTTGGCGATAATTCAGATATATCAAAGGATAGTAGAGAGTTTGGCTGGGTAATGCGGAACAACATTGAAGGAAAGATTATTTTAAATTTTGAATAA